One Fusobacterium nucleatum genomic window carries:
- a CDS encoding glutaredoxin family protein, which translates to MIKVYGKENCSKCTSLKGILTDRNIEFEYIEDMKTLMIVASKARIMSAPVIEYNDNVYTMEAFLKVI; encoded by the coding sequence ATGATAAAAGTTTATGGAAAAGAAAACTGTAGTAAATGTACATCTTTGAAAGGAATATTAACAGATAGAAATATTGAATTTGAATATATTGAAGATATGAAGACACTTATGATAGTGGCAAGTAAAGCAAGAATAATGAGTGCACCAGTAATAGAATACAATGATAATGTATACACAATGGAAGCCTTTTTAAAGGTGATTTAA
- a CDS encoding flavodoxin: MKKIYDLSLIERNDVAENTIELIFTKPSDYEFKIGQYTFLNIGEEPQDKTFARALSIASHPDEELLRFVMRTSESEFKQRCLVMEKGDSATVTKATGSFGFKFSDKEIVFLISGIGIAPIIPMLMELEKINYQGKVSLFYSNRTLAKTTYHERLQDFNIKNYNYNPVFTGIQPRINIDLLKEKLDDIYDAHYYIIGTGEFIKTMKTLLEENHIDRNHYLVDNFG, translated from the coding sequence ATGAAAAAGATATATGATTTAAGTTTAATTGAAAGAAATGATGTAGCAGAAAATACAATTGAATTAATTTTCACTAAACCAAGTGATTATGAGTTTAAAATAGGACAATATACATTTTTAAATATAGGGGAAGAACCACAAGATAAAACCTTTGCTAGAGCTTTATCTATAGCTTCTCACCCTGATGAAGAACTATTAAGATTTGTTATGAGAACTAGTGAAAGTGAATTTAAACAAAGATGTTTAGTTATGGAAAAGGGAGATAGTGCAACTGTTACTAAAGCAACTGGAAGTTTTGGTTTTAAATTCTCTGATAAAGAAATTGTATTTTTGATTTCAGGTATAGGTATTGCTCCAATTATACCAATGCTTATGGAGCTTGAAAAAATAAATTATCAAGGTAAAGTTAGTCTATTCTATTCTAATAGAACTTTAGCTAAAACTACTTATCATGAAAGATTACAAGATTTTAATATTAAAAACTATAATTATAATCCTGTATTTACAGGTATACAACCTAGAATAAACATAGATTTATTAAAAGAAAAACTGGATGATATCTATGATGCTCATTACTATATAATTGGTACAGGTGAATTTATAAAGACTATGAAAACACTTTTAGAAGAAAATCATATTGATAGAAATCATTATTTAGTTGATAATTTTGGGTAA
- a CDS encoding alanine:cation symporter family protein yields MSINEIIVSIDNFVWGISLIILSLGSGLLFSITLKFPQIRLFKEMVRCSFKNKKGDAGLTPFQALSIAIGGRVGTGNITGTASAILFGGPGAVFWLCVMAIICSMSAYIESALAQVWKEKYNGEYAGGPSFYMNKGLKFKPAGVFYALLSVIFLIIFAGVQTNAFSSVAVASFNISPFIVAVIYTILLVLVIFGGAKAIANVADKVVPFMSISYVAVAILLILINITKIPAMFSLIIRSALSMDAVFGGIVGASISWGVRRGVFSNEAGLGTGAWVAGCADVSHPAKAGLSQAFSIFISLLICIATSLMILITDSYNVVGANGNYIVQNIVGDYDVFTTKSIDSVVSGFGSVFISLAMFLFTFTTIMAYSIYLNNINYFFFGGHTNKKNIKLISILINIAITILAFFGPLVKSSTIWSMASAMCGIISLINLISLILLYKPGIATLKDYERQLKMGIDPVFIPEECGIKDAELWNKIIEEDYSEELANYKKIFNKKFM; encoded by the coding sequence ATGTCTATTAATGAAATAATTGTATCTATTGATAATTTTGTATGGGGTATATCTCTTATAATTTTATCATTGGGAAGTGGATTATTGTTTTCTATTACGTTAAAATTTCCACAGATTAGACTTTTTAAAGAGATGGTAAGGTGCTCATTTAAAAATAAAAAGGGAGATGCTGGACTTACTCCATTTCAAGCTTTATCAATAGCTATTGGTGGACGCGTAGGAACTGGGAATATTACAGGAACTGCAAGTGCAATTTTATTTGGTGGACCTGGTGCTGTGTTTTGGTTATGTGTGATGGCAATTATTTGTTCTATGTCTGCCTATATTGAATCAGCATTGGCACAGGTTTGGAAAGAAAAATATAATGGTGAATATGCTGGTGGTCCATCATTTTATATGAATAAAGGACTTAAATTTAAACCAGCAGGAGTTTTTTATGCCTTGTTAAGTGTAATCTTTTTAATTATATTTGCAGGAGTTCAAACTAATGCTTTTAGTTCTGTTGCTGTTGCAAGTTTTAATATATCTCCATTTATAGTAGCTGTGATATACACAATTCTTTTAGTATTAGTTATTTTTGGTGGTGCAAAAGCAATAGCAAATGTTGCAGATAAAGTTGTACCTTTTATGTCTATTTCTTATGTTGCTGTTGCTATTTTGCTTATTTTAATCAATATAACAAAAATCCCAGCTATGTTTTCTCTTATTATAAGATCCGCTTTAAGTATGGATGCTGTATTTGGTGGAATTGTAGGAGCTTCTATATCTTGGGGAGTTAGAAGAGGAGTTTTCTCAAATGAAGCTGGACTTGGTACAGGAGCTTGGGTTGCTGGTTGTGCAGATGTTTCTCATCCAGCTAAGGCAGGATTATCACAAGCCTTTTCAATTTTTATATCATTGCTTATCTGTATTGCCACTTCTCTTATGATATTAATTACAGATAGTTATAATGTTGTGGGAGCTAATGGAAATTATATTGTTCAAAATATAGTAGGAGATTATGATGTATTTACAACAAAATCTATTGATTCAGTTGTATCAGGATTTGGTTCAGTATTTATATCATTAGCAATGTTTTTATTTACCTTTACAACTATTATGGCATATTCTATATATTTAAATAATATTAACTATTTTTTCTTTGGTGGACATACTAATAAAAAGAATATAAAACTGATAAGTATATTAATAAATATAGCAATAACAATATTAGCTTTTTTTGGACCATTGGTAAAATCTTCAACAATATGGAGTATGGCATCAGCAATGTGTGGAATTATATCTCTTATAAATTTAATATCTTTAATTTTATTATATAAACCTGGTATTGCAACTTTAAAAGATTATGAAAGACAATTAAAAATGGGAATTGACCCAGTGTTCATACCTGAAGAATGTGGAATAAAAGATGCTGAACTATGGAATAAAATAATTGAAGAAGATTATAGTGAAGAACTAGCTAATTATAAAAAAATATTTAATAAAAAATTTATGTAA
- a CDS encoding inorganic diphosphatase: MLKDIEKYMFYLNKEVLVKVDRKLGEKHPNFDFIYPVNYGYIPNTLSEDGEEIDAYILGIFYPVDEFKGVCKAIICRYDDNENKLIIVPKNKNYTIEQIDALLEFQERFFKHKIIVE, translated from the coding sequence ATGTTAAAAGATATAGAAAAATATATGTTTTATCTTAATAAAGAAGTTTTAGTAAAAGTTGATAGAAAATTAGGAGAGAAACATCCAAACTTTGACTTTATATATCCAGTTAATTATGGTTACATTCCTAATACTTTAAGTGAAGATGGTGAAGAAATAGATGCTTATATTCTAGGAATTTTTTATCCTGTTGATGAATTTAAAGGGGTTTGTAAAGCTATTATTTGTAGATATGATGATAATGAAAATAAATTAATTATAGTTCCAAAAAATAAAAATTATACAATAGAGCAAATAGATGCTTTATTAGAATTTCAAGAAAGATTTTTTAAACATAAGATAATTGTAGAATAG